The Carettochelys insculpta isolate YL-2023 chromosome 18, ASM3395843v1, whole genome shotgun sequence genome window below encodes:
- the HSCB gene encoding iron-sulfur cluster co-chaperone protein HscB isoform X3, whose product MWVVRRGQLCGLLWGFRATAASSRFQRPEPGPPSTPRCWSCGTPLPAREGPPRFCPACQALQPPESPPDLFRLMGCHRSFNINVQQLQQRFRSLQRSLHPDYFSQRPQKEQDFSEQHSSLVNRAYQTLLSPLSRGLYLLELNGVELAEGTDSDIDVEFLKEIMAINEMLAEPENEAKVEEIENFIEVKQEELIKNVTKAFEKGTSKWIPWGSPP is encoded by the exons ATGTGGGTTGTGCGGAGGGGACAACTATGCGGGCTGCTATGGGGCTTTCGGGCGACAGCCGCCTCTTCTCGGTTCCAGAGGCCAGAGCCTGGCCCTCCGTCCACCCCgcgctgctggagctgtggcacCCCACTCCCCGCTCGCGAAGGGCCGCCTCGCTTCTGTCCGGCctgtcaggccctgcagccgCCGGAGTCCCCGCCTGACCTCTTCCGCCTTATGGGCTG ccatcGCTCCTTCAACATCAatgtgcagcagctgcagcagcgatTCCGGAGCTTGCAACGCTCCCTGCATCCTGATTACTTCAGCCAGAGACCCCAG aaagagcAGGACTTTTCTGAACAACACTCTTCCTTGGTTAACAGAGCCTACCAAACCCTTCTGAGTCCTTTGAGCCGTGGATTATACCTA CTGGAGCTGAATGGAGTGGAACTGGCAGAAGGGACAGACAGTGACATAGACGTGGAATTTCTCAAGGAAATCATGGCAATCAATGAGATGCTGGCAGAACCTGAGAATGAGGCTAAAGTAGAAGAAATTGAAAATTTCATTGAAG TTAAACAAGAAGAATTGATCAAGAATGTGACCAAAGCTTTTGAAAAAG gtacttcaaaatggattccttggggatctcctccatga
- the HSCB gene encoding iron-sulfur cluster co-chaperone protein HscB isoform X2 produces the protein MWVVRRGQLCGLLWGFRATAASSRFQRPEPGPPSTPRCWSCGTPLPAREGPPRFCPACQALQPPESPPDLFRLMGCHRSFNINVQQLQQRFRSLQRSLHPDYFSQRPQKEQDFSEQHSSLVNRAYQTLLSPLSRGLYLLELNGVELAEGTDSDIDVEFLKEIMAINEMLAEPENEAKVEEIENFIEGDLQEAKKHLVKMKYFKNLEDKVRSKKNPS, from the exons ATGTGGGTTGTGCGGAGGGGACAACTATGCGGGCTGCTATGGGGCTTTCGGGCGACAGCCGCCTCTTCTCGGTTCCAGAGGCCAGAGCCTGGCCCTCCGTCCACCCCgcgctgctggagctgtggcacCCCACTCCCCGCTCGCGAAGGGCCGCCTCGCTTCTGTCCGGCctgtcaggccctgcagccgCCGGAGTCCCCGCCTGACCTCTTCCGCCTTATGGGCTG ccatcGCTCCTTCAACATCAatgtgcagcagctgcagcagcgatTCCGGAGCTTGCAACGCTCCCTGCATCCTGATTACTTCAGCCAGAGACCCCAG aaagagcAGGACTTTTCTGAACAACACTCTTCCTTGGTTAACAGAGCCTACCAAACCCTTCTGAGTCCTTTGAGCCGTGGATTATACCTA CTGGAGCTGAATGGAGTGGAACTGGCAGAAGGGACAGACAGTGACATAGACGTGGAATTTCTCAAGGAAATCATGGCAATCAATGAGATGCTGGCAGAACCTGAGAATGAGGCTAAAGTAGAAGAAATTGAAAATTTCATTGAAG GTGATCTTCAAGAAGCCAAGAAACATCTAGTCAAAATGAAATACTTTAAAAACTTGGAGGACAAAGTGAGGAGCAAGAAGAACCCTTCCTGA
- the HSCB gene encoding iron-sulfur cluster co-chaperone protein HscB isoform X4, whose amino-acid sequence MWVVRRGQLCGLLWGFRATAASSRFQRPEPGPPSTPRCWSCGTPLPAREGPPRFCPACQALQPPESPPDLFRLMGCHRSFNINVQQLQQRFRSLQRSLHPDYFSQRPQLELNGVELAEGTDSDIDVEFLKEIMAINEMLAEPENEAKVEEIENFIEVKQEELIKNVTKAFEKGDLQEAKKHLVKMKYFKNLEDKVRSKKNPS is encoded by the exons ATGTGGGTTGTGCGGAGGGGACAACTATGCGGGCTGCTATGGGGCTTTCGGGCGACAGCCGCCTCTTCTCGGTTCCAGAGGCCAGAGCCTGGCCCTCCGTCCACCCCgcgctgctggagctgtggcacCCCACTCCCCGCTCGCGAAGGGCCGCCTCGCTTCTGTCCGGCctgtcaggccctgcagccgCCGGAGTCCCCGCCTGACCTCTTCCGCCTTATGGGCTG ccatcGCTCCTTCAACATCAatgtgcagcagctgcagcagcgatTCCGGAGCTTGCAACGCTCCCTGCATCCTGATTACTTCAGCCAGAGACCCCAG CTGGAGCTGAATGGAGTGGAACTGGCAGAAGGGACAGACAGTGACATAGACGTGGAATTTCTCAAGGAAATCATGGCAATCAATGAGATGCTGGCAGAACCTGAGAATGAGGCTAAAGTAGAAGAAATTGAAAATTTCATTGAAG TTAAACAAGAAGAATTGATCAAGAATGTGACCAAAGCTTTTGAAAAAG GTGATCTTCAAGAAGCCAAGAAACATCTAGTCAAAATGAAATACTTTAAAAACTTGGAGGACAAAGTGAGGAGCAAGAAGAACCCTTCCTGA
- the HSCB gene encoding iron-sulfur cluster co-chaperone protein HscB isoform X1, which yields MWVVRRGQLCGLLWGFRATAASSRFQRPEPGPPSTPRCWSCGTPLPAREGPPRFCPACQALQPPESPPDLFRLMGCHRSFNINVQQLQQRFRSLQRSLHPDYFSQRPQKEQDFSEQHSSLVNRAYQTLLSPLSRGLYLLELNGVELAEGTDSDIDVEFLKEIMAINEMLAEPENEAKVEEIENFIEVKQEELIKNVTKAFEKGDLQEAKKHLVKMKYFKNLEDKVRSKKNPS from the exons ATGTGGGTTGTGCGGAGGGGACAACTATGCGGGCTGCTATGGGGCTTTCGGGCGACAGCCGCCTCTTCTCGGTTCCAGAGGCCAGAGCCTGGCCCTCCGTCCACCCCgcgctgctggagctgtggcacCCCACTCCCCGCTCGCGAAGGGCCGCCTCGCTTCTGTCCGGCctgtcaggccctgcagccgCCGGAGTCCCCGCCTGACCTCTTCCGCCTTATGGGCTG ccatcGCTCCTTCAACATCAatgtgcagcagctgcagcagcgatTCCGGAGCTTGCAACGCTCCCTGCATCCTGATTACTTCAGCCAGAGACCCCAG aaagagcAGGACTTTTCTGAACAACACTCTTCCTTGGTTAACAGAGCCTACCAAACCCTTCTGAGTCCTTTGAGCCGTGGATTATACCTA CTGGAGCTGAATGGAGTGGAACTGGCAGAAGGGACAGACAGTGACATAGACGTGGAATTTCTCAAGGAAATCATGGCAATCAATGAGATGCTGGCAGAACCTGAGAATGAGGCTAAAGTAGAAGAAATTGAAAATTTCATTGAAG TTAAACAAGAAGAATTGATCAAGAATGTGACCAAAGCTTTTGAAAAAG GTGATCTTCAAGAAGCCAAGAAACATCTAGTCAAAATGAAATACTTTAAAAACTTGGAGGACAAAGTGAGGAGCAAGAAGAACCCTTCCTGA